The genomic interval ACTCGGTGGCGCCGAGCGCGGCCCGGTAGCCGTCGAGTACCGCCAGTCCGCGCTGCAACGCGCGGGCGCCGCCCCGGTGGTCGCCGTCGAGCCGCCGGGACAGCGCCAGCGCGTACCAGCCCTGCGCCCGCCGCGACGCCGTACCCCGGCGGCGGGCCCGGGCGGCGACCGCCAGCAGTTCCGCCGCCCGACCGGTACGCCCCAGCGCGGTGGCCAGCGAAGCGGCCTCGATCCGGGTGGTCAGCGCCGGTCCCGGCCATCCGGTGGCGTCGAGCTGGTCGGCGGTACGCACCAGCGCGGTCAGCAGCGCCGCCGAGCGGGTACCCCGGCGCAGCTCGGCGCGGAGTTCGACGTGCCGGGCGAAGGCGGCCCAGGTGCGCCGCCCCTGCCGGCGGAACCGGGCCCGCGCCTCGGCGGCGGCCGTGGTGGCGGTCTCCAGGTCACCGGCGAGCAGCGCGGCCCGGGCCCGGGCGAGCAGCGCCTCGGCGAGATCCGAGGCCATCCCCCGCCGGCGCAGCTCGCGTACGGCGAGGCTGGCCACCTCGACCGCCTCGTCGACAAGTGGCACGGAGAGCAGCAGCTCGAACCGGTCCAGCAGCAGCGCCGGCCGGGGCACGTTGAGCCGGGCGTACTCCTCCTCGACGGCGGCGAAGCGGCGCAGCGCCCCGGGGATGTCGCCGCCGTGGCTCGCGGCGATGCCGAGGTTCCACCGGACGTCGGCGGCGGCCAGGTCGAGTCCGAGCCGTTGGAAGATGGCGGCGGCGCAACCGAGGTCGTCGTCGGCGCCGAGGGTGGCGCCCCGGTGTGCGTTGAGCAGCCCCCGGTTGTTCCGGGCGCGCGCCTCCAGCAGCAGGTCGCCCTCGCGCCCGGCGATCTCCACCGCGATCCCGTACTCCCGGACCGCCTCCTCGAACTGGCCGCGGAAGTGCAGCACCACGCCCCGCTGCATCCGGGCCCGCCCGGCGTCGGCGCCGGTCAGCTCGGGCAGCGCCGAGGTGACCTCGGCCAGGGCGGCGGAGGTGCGGCCGGCGTTGGCGAGTACGTAGCCGAGGCTCATCCTGGCCAGTGCCGCCACCCGGGGCGTACCGGCGGCGCGCAACGCACGGCGCAGGTGCCGCAGGGCCGCCGGCAGGTCGTTGAGTTCCCGCAGCGCCAGCCCGATCGCCCGCTCGGCGGTGGAGCGCTCGTCGGCGTCGGAGTGGGCGGTGGCCAGCACCCGCCGACCGAGCATGATCGCTTCGCGGGGATAGCGCTGTACGGCGTCGAGCGCCGCCCGGGCCGTGGGAGCGACGGAGCCGGCGCTGTCACCCATGCGGACAGAATCCCCGATCGATGACCTTGGGTCAATCTGTACGGTTATCCGAAAAGCGACGATTCCACGACCCCTCACGGATCCGCGATTATTGACAATCGACTATCACTGGAAAACAATCGACACGGTCGGGGAATGTCTCGGGGAGTTGGCCCGCCGAAGCGCCCGCCGACCGCACTTCTTTCGTTCATTTGGGAGGACCGGTGTCGCCTGACCGTCCCGTCGCGCCGCGCCCGATCGGTCGGTTGTCCCGCCGGCATCTCATGGCGCTGGCCGCGCTGACCGCAGCCACCCCGTTGGGCGCCGGA from Plantactinospora sp. BC1 carries:
- a CDS encoding CHAT domain-containing tetratricopeptide repeat protein — its product is MGDSAGSVAPTARAALDAVQRYPREAIMLGRRVLATAHSDADERSTAERAIGLALRELNDLPAALRHLRRALRAAGTPRVAALARMSLGYVLANAGRTSAALAEVTSALPELTGADAGRARMQRGVVLHFRGQFEEAVREYGIAVEIAGREGDLLLEARARNNRGLLNAHRGATLGADDDLGCAAAIFQRLGLDLAAADVRWNLGIAASHGGDIPGALRRFAAVEEEYARLNVPRPALLLDRFELLLSVPLVDEAVEVASLAVRELRRRGMASDLAEALLARARAALLAGDLETATTAAAEARARFRRQGRRTWAAFARHVELRAELRRGTRSAALLTALVRTADQLDATGWPGPALTTRIEAASLATALGRTGRAAELLAVAARARRRGTASRRAQGWYALALSRRLDGDHRGGARALQRGLAVLDGYRAALGATELRAHSGAHGQELAAEGVDLAITSGTPAQVLAWTERWRASALRMRAVLPPQDVGLAAALAELRMVSGALEEALLAGRPVTALRRRQARLERQIRELARGVDGDGGLLAPPGVQTLGEWLGGAVLVELVAHRERLRAVLLRDCRATLHDLGPLEAALHAARLHRFGLRRLVVTGDTPDARAGVEHAASALDRQLFGPLRARLADRPLVMVPIGALHAVAWAGLPTCAGRPVTVAPSATAWLAAARRTLPDGPPLLAAGPRLPAAETEVRLLSRVLPGARLLAGEGATAEAVTTGLDGARLAHIAAHGTFRADNPLFSTLDLADGPLTAYELERLPRPPGCVVLSACDSGLSGVRPGDEVMGFTSVLLALGASSLIATVLPVPADLTSTLMLDLHRRMGAGARPASALAAAQREFAADGDGSAQATAAAFVCFGAG